One window from the genome of Nicotiana tomentosiformis chromosome 5, ASM39032v3, whole genome shotgun sequence encodes:
- the LOC104095005 gene encoding zinc finger protein ZAT11-like gives MVVLPIKREREGEFRTNITTMANYLMLFSSQENHFDTINNSPSRVFECKTCNRQFSSFQALGGHRASHKKPRLMGELNFHQLPTSPPKPKTHECSICGVEFPIGQALGGHMRRHRGMTNENSIQVPNHVVKKSNNSRRVLCLDLNLTPLENDLEFKLGKSAPVVDCFL, from the coding sequence ATGGTCGTTCTACCAataaagagagaaagagaaggaGAATTTCGAACCAATATAACAACAATGGCAAATTACTTGATGCTTTTTTCTAGCCAAGAAAATCATTTTGACACAATCAACAATTCTCCTAGTCGAGTTTTCGAGTGCAAAACTTGCAATAGACAATTTTCTTCATTCCAAGCTCTTGGAGGTCATAGAGCAAGTCATAAGAAGCCAAGATTAATGGGAGAATTGAATTTTCATCAGTTGCCAACATCTCCACCTAAACCAAAAACACATGAGTGTTCAATATGTGGGGTTGAGTTTCCTATAGGTCAAGCTTTAGGTGGGCATATGAGAAGACATAGAGGTATGACAAATGAAAATAGTATTCAAGTTCCTAATCATGTTGTAAAGAAATCAAATAATAGTCGAAGAGTTTTATGTTTGGATTTGAACTTGACGCCATTGGAGAATGATTTAGAGTTCAAGTTGGGAAAGTCAGCTCCTGTAGTTGATTGCTTCTTGTGA